The following are encoded together in the Falsiruegeria litorea R37 genome:
- a CDS encoding flavin reductase family protein produces the protein MTQDNTQELFKQGMQLLAASTTIITSEHDGARAGMAATAVTSLAADPPSLLICTNRTARTFDYIMGSNKFAVNVVPDSLTDVVGAFSSKEDKEKQFQMAGTWERSAGGLPILKEAVASFECTVSEWTDAHTHRVFFGLVDAVHLNPQASALIYAQRGFYKLAPVAA, from the coding sequence ATGACCCAAGACAATACGCAAGAGCTGTTCAAGCAGGGCATGCAACTGCTGGCGGCCTCGACCACCATTATCACGTCCGAGCATGACGGCGCGCGCGCAGGCATGGCGGCCACGGCTGTGACCTCGCTGGCGGCGGACCCGCCATCGCTGCTGATCTGCACCAATCGCACGGCGCGCACGTTCGACTACATCATGGGGTCGAACAAGTTTGCTGTGAACGTGGTGCCCGACAGCCTGACAGATGTGGTTGGTGCGTTCTCTTCGAAAGAGGACAAGGAAAAGCAGTTCCAGATGGCCGGTACATGGGAACGGTCGGCGGGCGGTTTGCCGATCCTGAAAGAGGCGGTCGCCTCGTTTGAATGCACGGTCAGCGAATGGACAGACGCGCACACGCATCGGGTCTTCTTTGGCTTGGTGGATGCTGTGCACCTGAACCCGCAAGCCTCGGCGCTGATCTATGCGCAACGTGGCTTTTACAAACTCGCGCCGGTGGCGGCGTAA
- a CDS encoding nuclear transport factor 2 family protein, whose product MADIATLEAMMQDYMIGLHEGDVAAIDKQFLPECDLCCVNDDGSYVHMTLQQYKDLVAGRKSPKELGYPVYGHVVHIDQSGPNTAFVKIDCAVQPKYFIDYLSLIKTNGEWKIASKVYYVKKYEE is encoded by the coding sequence ATGGCGGATATCGCAACACTCGAAGCCATGATGCAGGATTATATGATCGGCCTGCACGAAGGTGATGTCGCAGCAATCGACAAGCAGTTTCTGCCCGAATGTGATCTGTGCTGTGTCAATGATGATGGCAGCTATGTCCACATGACGCTGCAGCAGTACAAGGACCTGGTCGCTGGCCGCAAAAGCCCCAAGGAGTTGGGTTATCCTGTCTATGGCCACGTGGTGCACATCGACCAGTCGGGTCCCAACACAGCGTTCGTGAAAATCGACTGTGCGGTGCAGCCCAAATACTTCATTGACTACCTGTCTCTGATCAAGACCAACGGCGAATGGAAAATCGCCTCTAAGGTCTACTACGTGAAGAAGTACGAAGAGTAA
- a CDS encoding LLM class flavin-dependent oxidoreductase produces MKFKILAIPFARQHGEDAQLAGRDPGRFNKMMHTLRDQMVLAEELGYEGFCLTEHHMQVEGVECTTNPLFWNMYIAQHTKNFKVGQLGMNLTAMNPITTAENIAMLDHMTGGRVFAGFSRGNTPRWTATMGQHLDITSAESDKSEADQRNRRAMYENWRLIKSLWTDDLTEHQGEFWNFPSNVEWEFNPTKLWGGDNPVDENKVLRKSGIVPRPLQQPHPKVYAPFSYSMETARFWASEGAKMVSFVTADKEEFMPVILEQCLAAAHEKGLTETTNNDVLALGGHLLMGKTPEKTKQYRGMFDELWGKAYDAPPYHVPLGRVWDGSRQQVVDQISELAERYQIDEFFVWHHVNYFGDDIEQEALIEFSEGVIKQVNG; encoded by the coding sequence ATGAAATTCAAGATTCTTGCCATCCCGTTCGCTCGGCAACATGGCGAAGACGCCCAACTTGCCGGTCGCGATCCGGGTCGATTCAACAAGATGATGCACACGCTGCGGGACCAGATGGTTCTGGCAGAAGAGCTGGGATACGAAGGGTTCTGTTTGACCGAGCATCACATGCAGGTCGAAGGGGTGGAATGCACCACCAACCCGCTGTTCTGGAACATGTACATCGCGCAGCACACCAAGAACTTTAAGGTGGGTCAGCTGGGTATGAACCTGACCGCGATGAACCCGATCACCACGGCGGAAAACATCGCGATGCTCGACCATATGACAGGCGGTCGAGTGTTTGCGGGCTTCTCTCGTGGCAACACCCCTCGTTGGACCGCAACCATGGGGCAGCACCTGGACATCACCTCGGCCGAGTCAGACAAGTCCGAGGCGGATCAGCGCAACCGCCGCGCCATGTACGAGAACTGGCGCCTGATCAAATCGCTCTGGACCGACGATCTGACCGAGCATCAGGGCGAGTTTTGGAACTTCCCGTCGAATGTTGAATGGGAATTCAATCCGACCAAACTCTGGGGTGGTGACAACCCGGTTGATGAAAACAAGGTCCTGCGCAAATCGGGCATCGTTCCGCGTCCGCTGCAGCAACCGCACCCCAAGGTCTATGCGCCCTTCTCCTACTCGATGGAAACCGCACGGTTCTGGGCCTCTGAAGGCGCCAAGATGGTGTCGTTCGTGACCGCCGACAAAGAAGAGTTCATGCCGGTCATTCTGGAACAGTGTCTGGCGGCCGCGCATGAAAAGGGTCTGACAGAGACAACCAACAACGACGTTCTGGCGTTGGGTGGTCACCTGCTGATGGGTAAAACCCCGGAAAAGACCAAGCAATACCGCGGCATGTTCGACGAGTTGTGGGGCAAAGCCTATGACGCGCCGCCCTATCACGTGCCGTTGGGCCGTGTCTGGGATGGTTCGCGTCAACAGGTTGTGGATCAGATCAGTGAACTGGCCGAGCGCTATCAGATTGATGAGTTCTTTGTCTGGCACCACGTGAACTATTTCGGCGACGACATCGAGCAAGAGGCTCTGATCGAGTTCTCCGAAGGTGTCATCAAGCAGGTCAACGGCTGA